The Deinococcus carri genome contains a region encoding:
- a CDS encoding metal-sulfur cluster assembly factor: MDDTGANPTPQAGEAAGLPTEAQVLEALKIVKDPEIPVNVVDLGLIYGVDIAPGGLVDITMTLTSVGCPVQDLIRADAEMAVGRLDGVSEVNVEFVWTPPWGPDKMTEDGKRQMRMFGFNV, translated from the coding sequence ATGGACGACACTGGAGCCAATCCCACCCCGCAGGCCGGGGAAGCGGCGGGCCTGCCCACCGAGGCGCAGGTGCTGGAGGCCCTGAAGATCGTCAAGGACCCCGAGATTCCGGTGAACGTGGTGGACCTGGGCCTGATCTACGGCGTGGACATCGCGCCGGGCGGCCTGGTGGACATCACCATGACCCTCACCAGCGTGGGTTGCCCGGTGCAGGACCTGATCCGCGCCGATGCCGAGATGGCGGTCGGGCGTCTGGACGGCGTGAGCGAGGTCAATGTCGAGTTCGTGTGGACGCCGCCCTGGGGGCCGGACAAGATGACCGAGGACGGCAAGCGGCAGATGCGGATGTTCGGCTTCAACGTGTAG
- a CDS encoding rhodanese-like domain-containing protein, with product MTLPGGVTLIDLRPADLRAREPLADLTPLPVLPVTLNAIENGTHGLQPELGPLVVICERGVRSGLAARYLKADGLEASAYPGGVPALRARHKPD from the coding sequence ATGACCCTGCCCGGCGGCGTGACCCTGATTGACCTGCGCCCGGCGGACCTGCGCGCCCGCGAGCCGCTGGCCGACCTGACCCCCTTGCCCGTCCTGCCCGTCACGCTCAACGCCATCGAGAACGGCACGCACGGCCTGCAGCCGGAGCTGGGGCCGCTGGTCGTCATCTGCGAGCGTGGCGTGCGTTCAGGCCTCGCCGCCCGTTACCTGAAGGCCGACGGTCTGGAGGCCAGCGCCTATCCCGGCGGCGTTCCCGCCCTGCGTGCCAGGCACAAGCCGGATTGA
- the bshC gene encoding bacillithiol biosynthesis cysteine-adding enzyme BshC yields MTRSIAAAYRAGDLPAFFRLAPGDLEAARQEARPDVDRVALADALRAYHRDLGTLDAGLEAQLTRLANPASRVVVTGQQAGLLTGPAYSVHKGADAALLARSLDHEEAPVVPVYWVASQDHDAAEVASTTLLDHAEELHRLTLALPEGVPVGRVPWRDEWTAEVEALLGRFDTAPEYREAVRARVRRAVGGGGSYADVFARLMHGLLAPAGLVVLDPLHPALARLMAPTLARELERPLAGPECIEAAAARLEEAGFVPQLRRPAGATNLFLEEEDGQRRLLRFDGRGFSTGAQTYTPGEVRALLEADPSRLTPAAGLRPAVQDALLPTLAFVVGPGEIAYGAQLREVYALHGLRQPLLWPRLSVTWLEPNVMRLLARLGATAAQVQADPEGVLGRALARERGAEAAASERLTALDAELRALTEELAALDPTLEGAAERTRRRTTARVAHLQTLAVRALARQENDRTRQLTRLKLHLLPNGIPQEREMNFLTFLLKHGEEPLRQLLSLPPGTQAEVVLS; encoded by the coding sequence TTGACCAGAAGCATTGCAGCGGCATACCGGGCGGGCGACCTGCCCGCTTTCTTCCGCCTCGCGCCGGGGGACCTGGAGGCGGCCAGGCAGGAGGCGCGGCCTGACGTGGACCGCGTCGCCCTGGCCGACGCGCTGCGGGCCTACCACCGCGACCTGGGCACGCTGGACGCGGGGCTGGAGGCACAGCTCACACGCCTGGCGAACCCCGCCTCGCGGGTAGTCGTGACCGGGCAACAGGCGGGCCTGCTGACGGGACCCGCCTACAGCGTCCACAAGGGGGCCGACGCCGCGCTGCTCGCCCGCTCCCTGGACCACGAGGAGGCCCCGGTCGTGCCGGTCTACTGGGTCGCCAGCCAGGACCACGACGCGGCGGAGGTGGCCTCCACCACCCTGCTCGACCACGCCGAGGAGCTGCACCGGCTGACGCTGGCCCTGCCGGAAGGCGTGCCGGTGGGGCGCGTGCCCTGGCGGGACGAGTGGACCGCCGAGGTGGAGGCGCTGTTGGGCCGCTTCGACACCGCCCCGGAGTACCGCGAGGCGGTGCGGGCGCGGGTGCGCCGGGCCGTGGGGGGCGGGGGCAGCTACGCTGATGTCTTCGCCCGGCTGATGCATGGGCTGCTCGCCCCCGCCGGGCTGGTGGTGCTGGACCCCCTGCACCCCGCCCTTGCCCGGCTGATGGCCCCCACCCTGGCCCGCGAACTGGAGCGCCCGCTGGCTGGCCCGGAGTGCATCGAGGCGGCGGCGGCGCGGCTGGAGGAGGCGGGCTTCGTGCCCCAGCTTCGCCGCCCGGCCGGCGCGACGAACCTCTTTCTGGAGGAGGAGGACGGCCAGCGGCGGCTCCTGCGCTTCGACGGGCGGGGATTCAGCACCGGGGCACAGACGTACACGCCGGGGGAGGTGCGGGCGCTGCTGGAGGCCGACCCCTCGCGCCTGACCCCGGCGGCGGGCCTGCGCCCGGCCGTGCAGGACGCGCTGCTGCCCACGCTGGCCTTTGTGGTCGGGCCGGGCGAGATTGCCTACGGGGCACAACTGCGGGAGGTCTACGCGCTGCACGGCCTGCGGCAACCCCTGCTGTGGCCCAGATTGAGCGTCACGTGGCTGGAGCCGAACGTGATGCGCCTGCTTGCGCGCCTGGGGGCGACGGCGGCGCAGGTGCAGGCCGACCCGGAAGGGGTGCTGGGGCGGGCGCTGGCGCGTGAACGGGGGGCGGAAGCGGCCGCCTCGGAGCGACTGACCGCGCTGGACGCCGAACTGCGTGCGCTGACGGAGGAACTGGCCGCCCTCGACCCCACGCTGGAGGGGGCCGCCGAACGCACCCGCCGCCGCACCACGGCCCGTGTCGCGCACCTCCAGACCCTCGCCGTGCGCGCCCTGGCCCGCCAGGAGAACGACCGCACGCGGCAGCTCACGCGGCTGAAGCTCCACCTGCTGCCGAACGGCATTCCGCAGGAACGCGAGATGAACTTCCTGACCTTCCTGCTCAAGCACGGCGAGGAACCGCTGCGGCAGCTGCTGAGCCTGCCGCCGGGAACGCAGGCGGAAGTGGTGCTGAGCTGA
- a CDS encoding stage V sporulation protein S: METLRVSGKSRPNSVAGAVAALLRSQGRVEVHAIGPAAVNQAVKALAIARGYLLGDGLDLTVQPAFLKLDVADEERTALTFRVEGIRPG, encoded by the coding sequence GTGGAAACCCTGCGCGTCTCTGGCAAATCACGTCCAAACTCGGTGGCCGGGGCGGTCGCGGCCCTGCTGCGCTCTCAGGGCCGGGTCGAGGTCCACGCCATCGGCCCGGCGGCGGTGAACCAGGCCGTCAAGGCCCTGGCGATTGCGCGCGGCTACCTGCTGGGCGATGGCCTCGACCTCACCGTGCAGCCCGCCTTCCTGAAACTCGATGTGGCCGACGAGGAGCGCACGGCCCTGACCTTCCGGGTGGAGGGCATTCGCCCAGGCTAA
- a CDS encoding zinc metallopeptidase: MFFGPYTFLILIIFVASLLIQGYLSRTYGQWGNVRNSRNLTGAQLARQMLDENGLPNVPVNAVPGNLSDHYDPIKKVVNLSEANYHVPSVSALAVAAHEVGHAIQDKVRMPALVLRGQLAVPLSLGMNLAPLLLLAGVFLHFTGLIWVGVFLFGAALLFHLITLPVEFDASRRALVYLNTRGLTSGRESQGARAVLTAAALTYVAGFAMALAQLLNVLGIARSQDD; the protein is encoded by the coding sequence ATGTTCTTCGGCCCGTATACCTTTCTGATCCTCATCATCTTCGTCGCCTCGCTGCTGATCCAGGGCTACCTGAGCCGGACCTACGGGCAGTGGGGCAACGTCCGCAACAGCCGCAACCTGACGGGCGCGCAGCTTGCCCGACAGATGCTGGACGAGAACGGCCTCCCCAACGTGCCGGTGAATGCCGTCCCCGGCAACCTCAGTGACCACTACGACCCCATCAAGAAGGTCGTGAACCTGTCGGAAGCCAACTACCACGTGCCCAGCGTCAGCGCCCTGGCCGTCGCTGCCCACGAGGTCGGCCACGCGATTCAGGACAAGGTGCGGATGCCCGCCCTGGTGCTGCGCGGCCAGCTCGCCGTGCCCCTGAGCCTGGGGATGAACCTCGCGCCGCTGCTGCTGCTCGCAGGGGTGTTCCTGCACTTCACCGGCCTGATCTGGGTGGGCGTGTTCCTGTTCGGCGCGGCGCTGCTGTTCCACCTGATCACCCTGCCGGTCGAGTTCGACGCCAGCCGCCGCGCGCTGGTCTACCTGAATACCCGTGGCCTCACCAGCGGCCGCGAGAGCCAGGGTGCCCGCGCCGTCCTGACCGCCGCCGCCCTCACCTACGTGGCGGGCTTCGCGATGGCCCTCGCGCAACTGCTGAACGTGCTGGGCATCGCCCGCAGCCAGGACGATTGA
- a CDS encoding U32 family peptidase, translating to MARARVKPEVMSPVGGWPQLRAAVEAGADAVFFGVQPAQGQGFHARAKVGFSAEELPDIMRTLHERGVQGFVTFNVLVFDRELRDAERQLIHLAESGVDALIVQDHGVARLAHSICPDLPIHGSTQMSITSAEGAELARRFGASRVVLGRELSLRDIGRIAAQTDMELETFVHGALCVSYSGQCFSSEAWGGRSANRGQCAQACRLPYEMLVDGEQRDLGDARYLLSPGDLYALHQVPELVRLGIDCLKIEGRYKDAEFVALTTAAYRKAVDEAWAGLPLSVTPDEERDLEQAYSRGLGPHFMSGTNHQQVVRGRAPRHRGVRVGTVRGTTERGVLVELSEEVRPGDGLVFDPANWRAPEGREEGGFLYGLWQRGRQVEDVRPGETAELRFGRGAVDPARVRPGDPVWRTQDPGLSARVRPLLEAGDPVYTRPVTAHFRGHLGEVPALTLTDEGGRSVTVTLPDPLQPARNRALDEAGLREQLGKLGGTGYHLAALTADLSGPGFLPVSQLNALRREAAEQLTALRGQAPERRIIPRLEEVLGAEGRRRKAEAPQPTAHTPQPRLHVLVRTPEQLDAALAERPDSITLDYLELYGLKPSVERVREVGLKVRVASPRILKPTEQNLQKFLLSLGAEVLVRSGGLLEGLQDVPDRPALTGDFSLNAANVLTTRALLDLGLERVTPTHDLNARQVTDLAALVGPERLEAIAYQHLPVFHTEHCVFCRFLSEGTDYTNCGHPCESHRVALRDERGVAHPVMADVGCRNTIFEGRPQVAGRHLQDWLAAGLRDFRLEFVHETPGQVREVIRAHRAFLAGELSAAALEAALERQADQGTTEGSLFVPEGFDRLPALPVL from the coding sequence ATGGCGCGTGCCCGAGTGAAACCCGAAGTGATGAGTCCTGTTGGTGGCTGGCCGCAACTGCGCGCCGCGGTGGAGGCCGGGGCGGATGCAGTGTTCTTCGGCGTGCAGCCCGCGCAGGGCCAGGGCTTCCATGCACGGGCCAAGGTGGGCTTCAGCGCCGAGGAACTGCCTGACATCATGCGGACGCTGCACGAGCGCGGCGTGCAGGGCTTCGTGACCTTCAACGTCCTGGTGTTCGACCGCGAGCTGCGGGACGCCGAGCGGCAACTGATCCACCTGGCCGAGTCGGGCGTGGACGCGCTGATCGTGCAGGATCATGGGGTCGCGCGGCTGGCGCACAGCATCTGCCCCGACCTCCCCATCCACGGCAGCACCCAGATGAGCATCACCTCCGCCGAGGGGGCCGAGCTGGCCCGCCGCTTCGGGGCAAGCCGGGTGGTGCTGGGCCGCGAGCTGTCGCTGCGGGACATCGGCCGCATCGCCGCGCAGACCGACATGGAGCTGGAAACCTTCGTGCATGGTGCCCTGTGCGTGAGCTACAGCGGCCAGTGCTTTTCCAGCGAGGCGTGGGGCGGGCGCAGCGCCAACCGGGGCCAGTGTGCCCAGGCCTGCCGCCTGCCCTACGAGATGCTGGTGGACGGCGAGCAGCGCGACCTGGGTGACGCCCGCTACCTCCTCTCGCCCGGCGACCTGTACGCGCTGCATCAGGTGCCCGAGCTGGTGCGCCTGGGTATCGACTGCCTCAAGATCGAGGGCCGCTATAAGGACGCCGAGTTCGTCGCCCTCACCACCGCCGCTTACCGCAAGGCTGTGGACGAGGCGTGGGCGGGGCTGCCCCTCAGCGTCACGCCGGACGAGGAACGCGACCTGGAGCAGGCGTACTCGCGGGGCCTGGGGCCACACTTCATGAGCGGCACCAACCATCAGCAGGTCGTGCGTGGGCGTGCGCCCCGGCACCGCGGCGTGCGGGTGGGCACCGTGCGCGGCACCACCGAGCGCGGCGTGCTGGTCGAACTGTCGGAGGAGGTGCGCCCCGGCGACGGCCTGGTCTTCGACCCCGCCAACTGGCGCGCCCCCGAAGGCCGCGAGGAGGGCGGCTTCCTGTACGGCCTGTGGCAGCGCGGGCGGCAGGTGGAGGACGTGCGCCCCGGCGAGACGGCCGAACTGCGCTTCGGGCGCGGCGCGGTGGACCCTGCCCGTGTGCGCCCTGGCGACCCCGTGTGGCGCACGCAGGACCCCGGCCTGAGCGCCCGCGTCCGCCCCCTGCTGGAGGCTGGCGACCCGGTCTACACCCGCCCCGTCACCGCCCACTTCCGCGGGCACCTGGGCGAGGTTCCCGCCCTCACCCTCACGGACGAGGGGGGCCGCAGCGTCACCGTGACCCTGCCCGACCCCCTCCAGCCCGCCCGCAACCGCGCCCTGGACGAGGCGGGCCTGCGCGAGCAACTGGGCAAGCTGGGCGGCACGGGCTACCACCTGGCGGCCCTGACCGCCGACCTCTCCGGCCCCGGCTTCCTCCCCGTCTCGCAGCTCAACGCCCTGCGCCGCGAGGCCGCCGAGCAGCTCACGGCTCTGCGAGGGCAGGCCCCCGAGCGCCGCATCATCCCCCGGCTGGAGGAGGTGCTGGGGGCAGAAGGCAGAAGGCGGAAGGCAGAGGCTCCACAACCCACAGCCCACACCCCACAACCCCGCCTCCACGTTCTCGTCCGCACGCCCGAGCAACTCGACGCCGCCCTGGCGGAACGGCCCGACTCCATCACCCTCGATTACCTCGAACTGTACGGCCTGAAACCCAGCGTGGAGCGTGTGCGGGAGGTGGGCCTGAAGGTGCGGGTCGCCAGCCCGCGCATCCTCAAGCCCACCGAGCAGAACCTCCAGAAGTTCCTGCTGTCACTGGGGGCCGAGGTGCTGGTGCGCTCCGGCGGGCTGCTGGAAGGCTTGCAGGACGTGCCCGACCGGCCCGCGCTGACCGGCGACTTCAGCCTGAATGCTGCCAACGTCCTGACCACCCGCGCCCTGCTGGACCTGGGCCTGGAGCGCGTCACGCCCACGCACGACCTGAACGCCCGGCAGGTCACCGACCTCGCCGCGCTGGTGGGGCCGGAGCGGCTGGAGGCCATCGCCTACCAGCACCTCCCCGTCTTTCACACCGAACACTGCGTGTTCTGCCGCTTTCTGTCGGAGGGCACCGACTACACCAATTGCGGCCACCCCTGCGAATCCCACCGGGTCGCCCTGCGCGACGAGCGCGGCGTCGCCCACCCCGTCATGGCCGACGTGGGCTGCCGCAACACCATCTTCGAGGGCCGCCCCCAGGTCGCGGGCCGCCACCTGCAAGACTGGCTGGCCGCCGGGCTGCGCGACTTCCGCCTGGAGTTTGTCCACGAAACGCCGGGGCAGGTGCGCGAGGTGATTCGCGCCCACCGCGCCTTCCTGGCGGGAGAACTCAGCGCCGCCGCCCTGGAAGCCGCCCTGGAGCGTCAGGCCGACCAGGGGACCACCGAGGGCAGCCTCTTCGTCCCCGAGGGCTTCGACCGTCTGCCCGCCCTGCCCGTGCTGTAA
- a CDS encoding rhodanese-like domain-containing protein, with translation MKADSLKDVSPTEGQQRVQGGALLVDVREPNEYQDVHAQGAQLLPLSEFEARYAELPRDRELVMICRSGARSARAGQYLLDHGYTRVVNLEGGTLAWQDAGLPTEEGGA, from the coding sequence ATGAAGGCCGATTCCCTGAAGGACGTGTCGCCCACCGAGGGCCAGCAGCGGGTGCAAGGAGGCGCGCTGCTGGTCGACGTGCGCGAGCCGAACGAGTACCAGGACGTTCACGCGCAGGGCGCACAGCTCCTGCCCCTCAGCGAGTTCGAGGCCCGCTACGCGGAACTGCCGCGCGACCGCGAACTGGTGATGATCTGCCGCAGCGGTGCCCGCAGCGCCCGCGCCGGGCAGTACCTGCTGGACCACGGCTACACGCGCGTCGTGAACCTGGAGGGCGGCACACTCGCCTGGCAGGACGCGGGCCTGCCGACCGAGGAAGGAGGCGCGTGA
- a CDS encoding DUF402 domain-containing protein, whose protein sequence is MFLAGADPVRYRMGEAEPVKTERHDVQARQHHTNTGVRPVRTYREHPHGLLVARDFVAHPRIRHWQAHLLPRLGVVVCRYDFHGSREHDYYIDVATITRAGDLWTVRDHYLDLLVHEGLTAEIVDTDELLAAHAAGYIGTPELHHAVATAHRVLAGLARARYSVEGWLGAEGVRVEWLPVTEYATA, encoded by the coding sequence ATGTTCCTAGCAGGCGCTGACCCGGTACGCTACCGCATGGGCGAGGCGGAACCGGTCAAGACGGAGCGGCATGACGTGCAGGCACGCCAGCATCACACCAACACCGGCGTTCGCCCGGTGCGGACCTACCGCGAACACCCGCACGGCCTCCTCGTCGCGCGGGACTTCGTGGCCCATCCGCGCATCCGGCACTGGCAGGCGCACCTGCTGCCCCGCCTGGGCGTGGTCGTCTGCCGCTACGACTTCCACGGCTCGCGCGAGCACGACTATTACATCGACGTGGCGACTATCACCCGCGCGGGCGACCTATGGACCGTGCGCGACCACTACCTCGACCTCCTGGTCCACGAGGGCCTCACCGCCGAAATCGTGGACACCGACGAGCTGCTGGCCGCGCACGCGGCGGGCTATATCGGCACGCCCGAACTGCACCACGCTGTCGCCACGGCCCACCGCGTCCTGGCAGGGCTGGCCCGCGCCCGCTACAGCGTGGAGGGCTGGCTGGGCGCGGAGGGCGTGCGGGTGGAGTGGCTGCCGGTGACAGAGTACGCGACGGCGTAA
- a CDS encoding Crp/Fnr family transcriptional regulator: MMSGPFGMLPQEAQAQVVAAARVGRWARGGLLFHPEDAAETLFVLTRGSVRLYRLGVGAREVTLDVHGPGQLLGAGALLPGASYGMYAEAMDDAEALLLGRETLTRLMQTHPAVGVALTEQVTRQTRGVQDRLAGLVFMEVSQRLALALLALAEREGPWPDGGTLALRERVSHQDLAHVVGSTRETITKLLGDFRSRGLLDLGYRRIILTDRAGLLTAAREPLR, from the coding sequence ATGATGTCCGGGCCATTCGGGATGCTCCCGCAGGAAGCGCAGGCGCAGGTGGTGGCCGCGGCGCGGGTGGGCCGCTGGGCGCGGGGGGGCCTGCTGTTTCATCCGGAGGACGCGGCCGAAACGCTGTTCGTCCTCACGCGCGGCAGCGTGCGGCTTTACCGCCTGGGGGTGGGGGCGCGCGAGGTCACGCTGGACGTGCACGGGCCGGGGCAACTGCTGGGGGCGGGGGCGCTGCTGCCCGGCGCGAGCTACGGCATGTACGCCGAGGCAATGGACGACGCCGAGGCGCTGCTGCTGGGCCGCGAGACGCTGACCCGCCTGATGCAGACGCACCCGGCGGTCGGCGTGGCCCTCACCGAGCAGGTCACGCGGCAGACGCGGGGGGTGCAGGACCGGCTCGCGGGGCTGGTGTTCATGGAGGTCTCGCAGCGGCTGGCGCTGGCGCTGCTGGCCCTGGCCGAGCGCGAAGGCCCCTGGCCCGACGGCGGCACGCTGGCCCTGCGCGAGCGGGTGTCGCACCAGGACCTCGCGCACGTGGTGGGCAGCACGCGCGAGACGATCACCAAGCTGCTGGGCGACTTCCGCTCCCGCGGCCTGCTGGACCTGGGCTACCGCCGCATCATCCTGACCGACCGCGCTGGGCTGCTCACAGCCGCCCGCGAGCCGCTGCGCTAA